The genomic segment GAATGATGTACTTAAATATTTTGCTTCCTCAAGTTTATTCTGAAGGccttttttaactgtttttctcGTGTTTCTGTCCTCAGAGATCCTGTGCGTAACTTTGTGGCAAGAAATCCAGCAATCTACTGGGCTTCATAGTAAGAATTCTACTCATTTTGTCATAAACTTTACCCGTACTTCACCTCTGATCCGTCCTAATATTCAAATCAGGCCAATGACCAGTAGGCCAGTGTTTTACACAGCTGTATCTGTGTCCTTGCAGTGCGGTCTACTTTATCACACATATCGTGCTGGTCTGCTGTAAGGGGCCCAGGTGAGCAAACACGTCCTGCTAAAACTGTAATAACTTTGCATTATATCATCCGGAATACAGGCTGGATGAAATCCAAACTCAACCAGACCTACAAAAGTACTGAGAAAGTCAACTGACAGAAACCAGGCCAtgataaaacactaaaacaccagCTACGTTATGCAATAATGTGTTGCTGTGTCTAACATTCCCCCCTCTTTTGTTTTAGGAGGCGTTTTCCATGGAACCTTCTCCTGCTGGCCATTTTTGTGAGTTGGGAAGTGGCAGTTCATTTGGAATGAAGGGAGAGGGTGTGGCTTTATGTGTAATGGAAAACAGTTGGTAgcctctgtctgtttttcctccTTCTGTAAACTGCTTCTGCCTCTGTTAACCAGACTCAGCCCTGGTTTTAGTGGTTAAGTGTCATATAACAATCTTACTAGTAGCTTGTATTGAGATAAACttagtaaacagtaaataaacagaacataAGGCAGGGGGGCGGGGTGGTGGGGGTCGCAGTGATGTGTCTCTGTTGTGGAAATGCACCATTTGATCTGTTTGGTAGTATTTTTTTTCACCTTTACAGCTGAGTAGGATTGAATGATTTGGGGGGAAAATAtcttactgtgattttttttttttttttttttttttaccaatactGTCATTTATACTTTAATCAgtataatttatcatttatttatttatatatatatatatatatatatttttttttttttttggccatggAGATTGGCACATGCAATTTATTTTTCTAGCTTGAGGATTGAATGCTGGACAAAGTGCACGAGACACccagttagttgtggttgtgatgtcacagcacatgtaCCAGTGATGTGATGTACCAGCTCGTCTCCTGGTGGTTCACGATGGTATTGGGTTAAATTTTCAATAGCGATGTTGATGAAATAGATacaatacagggtgagtcaaaagccACAGGACcggttttatttaatttaatttaattttttattttattatcgacttttatctccgCTCTTTCTCTCAAGCACTCTTTCAAATGgtaatttagattttaaaaacaattcttTCAACCTGATGGCTGAATATTACAAGTAGTTCAGTGTAGATGTATTCAAAAGCTTGATTActcctttttttctgcatattcTAGTGCGCAATGTCTACTGAGTGTAACATACTCTGTGggtaaaaaaatcataaaattatatataaagtgTGCTTTTGCATAGGccctgtgtttatttatttatttttcagtgtattaAATTAAGCTAAATTCAATTAGTTGGGCATTAAAtcctgcacactttaatgcacagttgAATGAATTGAGtttaatttaatacattgtCAATGgagaacacatttatttatttatttttcaatgtattaacttatttgaATTTATAAAATCAACACATGTCATTTGaagagtgttcaaacttttgcacacagccTGATATATAATATGGACTGCAAGCCATTGTATCAGGAAGACTCATGAAAACAGCCCTGCTAAATGAGTGATGAGTAACTTTATTTCTTGTCTTTCTTAGACTTTGGCCATGTCCTACATGACCGGGACGATATCGAGGTAAGTAGCTGCATGTGAGCGAAATAGAACTGCACAGTCAGTTCCAGTCAGCCGGTGCTGTCGATGCCAGGAGTTATTCTGCAGGGTGTGACGCTTTAGTCGTTATTCACGTGTGTTGACATAAGCCCCTTCATTCATTGTTTTCTGGGAATGTGCTGTAGTTTGTTTCCATTCCAAACAGTTTCCTTTCAGCAGTTCCTTTCTGTGATCAAATGACCCAGTGTGGTACAGTgatggagtttttttttctttctttctttccaaaaacattttacaccCGAGTCATTTGGCCAGCAGTCAACACAACACATTTACTGACCTCTAGTTGAATCACTTTACACTCTTTGTTGACcagtttttcattatttacaaaCTCTTAATTTAACCACTGACCTTGTggttagggggcagtcgtgggctgggggttagggaaccagccttgtgaccggaatgtcgccagttcgatcccctgagccgacagtacatgaccgAGGTGCCCCTGAGCAGGGCGCctgacccccaattgctcccagGGTGcggcggatagggctgcccactgccccctagtgtgtgtcttaactagtgcgtatgtggtgtttcactgggGTTAGATTGCGGAGGTGACACTTCCCCTTTGTGctactaataagggtcacttaaatcAAACCTTCACAGTATCTTAATGTGAGAATCTGGGAAGTCTGATCAGAAGTGCAGTGAAATCCATCAGGAGCTAAACTGTTCACGATTGTTGTGATGTGGTTTTTTTAACACACGCCGccaaggttttgttatgatatGATTATGATTACTGCGCATTATctcttgaaaaaagaaaaaaatccatgtttacttttacatgttttttcattctttccatCCTTTGGCCTGTAGTGGTCATAATTATGTTTCTTTATAATTCTAGTTACTATAACACTAAGGCTGTGTTTCTGGCTCTGGGGATTACAGTggttgtctgcattgctgtaACCGTCTTCTGCTTCCAGACTAAGGTAGTTTACAGTAAATCTCTATCAGGCATCTAGTGTGTAAACAAGTAACATGACCTTACTTACCCTCAAGACTTCATGAAGggctttgtatgtgtgtgttttattatgaagagcctcattattattattggttctCCCGTCAGGTGGATTTCACCAAATGTGGAGGTCTTTTCTGCGTGCTTGGAATCGTCATGTTTGTGACTGGAATCATCACTGCTATCGTGCTGTCATTCAAATATGTAAGTGCAGCACTAAATACACTATTTCAAAAATTCCATTCATTAAGGGGAGTAGCCCCCCTACCCTGAAGACCCTGAAcacttctgggaaagctttccacaggATTGTggggtgtgtttgtgggaatttgtgcccattcagttgTGAGGTTCAGAGGTGTCAGGCACAATGTTGGACCAGACAGCCTGGCTCATGATAGGCCTTCCAGTTCATCTGGATGGTGCTcattggggttgaggtcagggttctgtgcaggccactgaagTTCCTCTGCATCTACACTCATCaaaccatgcctttatggacctcactttgtTGACAGGAGCTTTGTGGACAGTcttgctggaacaggaaagggccttcacCAAACTGATATCACAAAGTTGGAGGTGTATAATTATCTAAACTGTCTTTATGCAATAGCATTAACGTTACGCTTTACTGGAACTGACTGAAACAGCCCAGAccattatccttcctccaccaaactttacttttgGCACTATGGATTCTGCTAGGTAGCATTCTCGTGGCATATGCCAAGCCAGATTCGTCCACTACACTGCCAGCATTATTCTTTACTTTAGAGAACATGTTTCCGCTGCTCCAAGGTTTACGCCACTCCAGCAggtgcttggcattgcacatagtaaTCTGAGGCtggtgtgcagctgctcagccatggagacccatttcatgaagctcctgacacacAGCTCTTGTGTTTATGTTGCTTCCAGATGCAGTTTGGAACTAAGGTAGTGATGTGACAGAGGATTTTTACTTCCATTACAAAATTAAAGCAACTACAGTTGACCTGGGCCGATCTAGGATGGCAGAAATGTCATAAAATGACTTGTGGAAAAAATAGCATCCTATATCattgtttaaagtcactgagctcttcaggaCTCTACTGCCAGCgttttgtctatggagactgcatgacTATGTGGTTTATTTTACTCCTGTTAGCAGTGGGTGAAACTGAAACGCCTAAgctcaataattaggagtggtgtccacatacttttggctatattCCATATAGCCATATCATATTCAACTTCCTGTTCTTATCCTAGATCCCGTGGCTTCATATGCTCTACGCTGCCATCGGAGCCATCGTGTTCACGCTGGTGAGTTCAGCTGCTAGATAGAAATCTtagtgttgtgttgttgtgttaACTTGGATCGACTCTTCCCCAAATAAACATGCTTTTAGTTAGGGATGGGCAATAACATGATACGTTATTATAGCCATAAATTCTATTTATGGTGTGTGTTATGCATATGTAGGCATCACTAGTGCATGTGGAACACGCATCATaaaatctatatattttttttatatacgaGGCTGTCAAGATTACTCAGTTAAACCtgattattcttattttgattacacattttcaatctattatttatttatttatttatttatatttatttataaaaattgtatttatttatgatatATGATTATTtatgatatatatgtgtgtgtgtgtgtgtgtgtgtgtgtgtgtgtatatatatatatatacacacacacacacacacacagtgtgtacCAGTGTTGTAGGCAGTCTGTAAACACTGACCGCCTATTATGACcagcttattttattattttattttttaccagtTGATTttgtcccatttcttcttttttgtttgttaaaagTGATACATTGTCATTCAAAGCCTTTTTAAAATACGGCACTACCGTTTTGTTTGTTACATGTTTTATGAATCAACTTATCAAAAACCTCAGAAGAAGTAGTTATAAAAGTTATGTAGTCGTTATAAAAAGAGGTTATAATtctgccatattgcccacccacTTTGCTCTTCTGGATCTATTGTAACATTTCCTCATTTCCTCCTGCTTAGTTTCTGGCCTACCACACCCAGCTTCTTATCGGGAACAGAAAGCACTCCATCAGTCCGGAGGAGTATGTTTTCGCTGCTCTCTCCATTTACGTCGACATCATccagattttcctgttcctcCTGCAAATTATTGGAGCCTCTCAGCGATAAGGCTTCCTGCTGAGCTCCAGCAGCCATTTATAGCTCAATCATTTGTGTATTACGCACTTGTGTCTGTTTCCCAGTAATCATGTACTCACATTATATGAACAACATATGAGATATTGGTCAAGATGTTGAGGGTTTGCTTAAACTTTAAGGCAACGTTTTATCTTTGTAGAGAATGAAGTATTTACATTTGGTCACACGCTCTTCAACAAACTCTGCTCAGGCTGCTATAcagccaattttttttttacataattaagGAGGATTTTGCCTgtctgtgtttttactgtttagaTTAAagttacatatcactgttggaacaaaaccttgcatctccatttttcttgctttttatatatcgctgttgttggaggaAAACCTCTCAAATTTTTACTTGTTCTATAGGAGAAGGGGAacaaacctactttacttttaacgtaagtcaatggaaccagactttttgcgagtaattttgggctgtttcttttagtccattcatcatgaaatttgtgtgcaatgtaaagggaaacaggtatttttaaagtattttccaaaaatggaaaaacgtcATGGAGATACTAGGTTTTAGTACAGCTGCTGGTAGATAtacatatatcactgttgtttaCGTTGTGTCAGAATTGTCTTATGAGTGGAACTGTAAAACTGGTCCAAACGgactttaaataaaatcttgtcAAATTAACTTGCGTTCAATAttcagaatgattttttttttttttctccttttaagttttttttttttttttttctttcccggagatgcaaggttttattccaactgCGATGATATGCAAGTTTCCATGTTACATTCCTCTCCTGTGAAAAGCTGCAAGTACGTTTTATATTCACTATATATGGTGCTTGTTTTGATATGAGCTGCAATTATGTGTAATATAACTGATTCTGATTCATAGTTCTATATCTAGCCAATATCTTGTGCACGTATCAACAGTGAATTAAGCACTTGCGTACTTTAAGTGCCTTTCTTCATACAACAAGCCAAAAACTAACAGTAAACGCAGTATCAGACTTTGCTGGTGGTGTTGAGATGAACAGGACTGAGCAACGCTAAAAGATGACGATATTGATATTTCAGATGATTTCAATACTGATTCCTGAATGATATTTTTTGCCAATACCTTCTttttaataatgaaatgaaagtgggtgtggcttaaaccaAAAATAAGTTGAGCTGgaattgtgtatatttaatgtctgtgactgtgctgatgttaataGCATCCATACAGAATGAACCAATCAGCATGTCTACAGGCCCAGGGCTGCTAAAaccaacaacttggctcttgAAATTTGATGTTGAATGAAACAATGTTTGGATACTCTTATTCGTTCATTATCATAAAGGTAATGAAGCTCTAAGTGATAATGCAGTGGTCATTAAACCTGCTCCAGATCCAGCCCACACATAGACCCTGTTTCTACTGGTGCATTGGTGTGGTCCTTATAAAGCTGGAAAACTGGCATGTTGCCAGATTGTAACCAATTGTTTGGGTTTGAGatttcctccttcttcttccttGATAAATGGTGGATTTCAGACAAGATGTGAATACCACCACCTACCATGCTGTTGTGCAATGAGAAACCAGTCAGCATGACTTTACACTGACCAACATGTGCTTGTATTGTTCAGATGGTCATTGGCAGCTGGTAAATTTATCACATGAACAATGCATGTAGACCAGTAGTACTCAAAGAAGTCCTCAGGGGCCCCCAGATGGTCCACGTTTTTGCTTATAACACATAGGCAGTGCGGGCTCAAACGTCTGAGACCACTGAcgaaaatgcttctgttttggGTAAAATTAATTTCTTAGCATGCACTCACGCTGATCAGCGTTTCTGATCAGTAGATCAGCCTGAGAGTCATCTGAACATGTGTTTCAAAGGAAGGAatacaagtttaaaaaaaaaaaccaaacaactgACCATTTTGTACAAAGTCCTTAACATGGTCAGTTTCACAAATCTGCTTCGATTTGAATAGTGACCTTGAAAAAGTGCCAggttttgaatattttaaaataatttcataacttttctttgttttatggtTTATAACATTCTAAAACTTTCTGATGTTTTCCAGGTTCAAATAGAAAAAAGGTTTTCATTGTGGTCTCAGGTGTGACGTAACAATGGCAGGTTAGTTTGTGCTCACATGGTATCAGTTTACTGGTCGGTGACCCAACAGGCAAAAGTCACAACTTCAGTTTAGTTAAAACTTTACAACTTTGTCAGCCAGTCGGGCTCAACTCCCTCGGAAACCGACAAGTTCACGAGAGCCGTCCAAACGGACCACAACGCACCTGCGCTGATATTCTCAAAGCATGATAACAGGGTCAACCTCAGATCTGAGCCCTCCTGTACTTATGACAGTCACGACTATAAAACTGATCTTGGATCAGGTCATAAAATGGACTGGTGACCACTGAGTTAGAAGATTTTATTATTGTCATGTATTGCAATATAAAACACTCTGTTCCAGATTTACTGGGGTtcttaataaatacaaaaacatgataAATAGAAGGGGAATAATGTATATAGATTATATGAATTATTATGAATCAAATGTCTTTAAACAAGTGTTTGCATTTTTGGAACATGGGAATCCTGGGAATGaactcttgcctcaagtggaggagttcaagtgtctcggggtcttgttcacgagtgatggtacaagggagcgggagattgacaggcggattggtgctgggtcagcagtgatgcgggctctttaccgatctgttgtggtaaagaaagagctgagccataaggcaaggctctcgatttaccggtcgatctacgttcccaccctcacctatggccatgagctttgggtaatgaccgaaagaacgagatcacgaatacaagcggccgaaatgagtttcctccgcagggtgtctggactctcccttagagatagggtgagaagttcagtcatccgggagggactcggagtagagccgctgcttctccacgtcgagaggagccagctgaggtggttcgggcatctggttaggatgcctcctggacgcctcccttgggaggtgtcacaggcaaatCCACCccggaggagaccccggggaagacccaggacacgctggcgtgactatatcgcccaaatggcctgggagcgcctcggaattccccccggagagctagtggaagtggctggggaaagggaggtctgggcctcattgcttaggatgctgcccccacgacccaaaccccggagaagtggaagttgatggatggatggatggatggatgagaaTCCATTTTTTAAAGAAGGAAACAAGGAAAAATATCCCCACATAACATTAATTCCACATACCACAACACTCTTACTTTGTAGCCAACCTTATTTTACTGTGCAATAAATGGATTATTTTCAATGCATTTATACATTGTTATCTTGgatgcatttatatatacataaacagaGATGTCTTTCCTAAATGTCATCTGTAAATAAAGGGAGCTTGTAAAATTCAGTGTTTGGTCTTAAAGTGAGTTTTGCACACAGGCATCACATGTGCAGTGCATGAAGCCTAATCACAGGCTTGTGTCTATACACAAACATATCCTTTCAGTACTGATGCACAGAGTAGCAGATTCTCAAGATGACAACTGAAGCTGTTACA from the Pygocentrus nattereri isolate fPygNat1 chromosome 30, fPygNat1.pri, whole genome shotgun sequence genome contains:
- the tmbim1a gene encoding transmembrane BAX inhibitor motif containing 1a, with the translated sequence MSRSDFPPGYDESRLLHNPQAGGAHPSAPPPAYGFSPYGGQPQPQPTGYPGAPYSQPSAPYPGQPGPYPGQPGPYPGQPGPYSGQPGQPGQGYPPPMPPIMPVMPMPGQDDEGFTTSPGWESMSVRHTFIRKVYMILAAQLLVTVAIVAIFTFVDPVRNFVARNPAIYWASYAVYFITHIVLVCCKGPRRRFPWNLLLLAIFTLAMSYMTGTISSYYNTKAVFLALGITVVVCIAVTVFCFQTKVDFTKCGGLFCVLGIVMFVTGIITAIVLSFKYIPWLHMLYAAIGAIVFTLFLAYHTQLLIGNRKHSISPEEYVFAALSIYVDIIQIFLFLLQIIGASQR